The following is a genomic window from Amycolatopsis sp. BJA-103.
CCTTCGACGGTCCGGAACGGCGTCAGCACCTCGTAGGCCGCTTCGCCCTGGACGGAGCGCAGACGGGCCACGACCTCGCCCTCGGGCAGGTACGTGCCCTTCAACGCGACCAGGTGCCACTCGGTGCGCTGGTCAGGGGCCGCTCCGCCGGGAAGCAGCTGGTCCAGCGACCGCGGCTGACCGGCGAACGACTCCCGCAGCGCCGCGTTCTGGTGTTCGCGCTCGCTGTCGCGGGAGAACTGCCACGGCGCCAGCAGGGTGAAGCAGCACACGGCGAAGGTGAACACCACCAACGTCAAGGCCAGCCACCCGGGCTTCAGCAGGAACTTCAACCGCACCCCACCACGGTAAGCGGTCCGCCTCAGGCGTGTGCGCGCACCCAGTCGAGCAGGCCGGGAACGGACCGCTCGATCATGCCGAGGACGTCCTCGAAACCGTCGTCCTCGCCGTAGTAAGGGTCGGGCACCTCGGCGCCTTCGGGCGCGGAGGGGTCGAAGGCGCGCAGCAGCCGGACCTTGGACGGGTCCGACACCTTGCGCCGGAGAAAGGACAGATGACTGTCGTCCGCCGCGAGCAGCAGGTCGGCGGCCAGATGCCCGCGGTCGACCTCGGCCGCGACGTGGCCGGTCGGGTAACCGTGTTCGGCCAGCTTCGCGCGGGCCCGCTTGTCGGCGGCCTCGCCGACGTGCCAGCCGCCGGTACCCGCGCTGGACACCTGGACGAGGTGATCGAGACCGGCCTCCTCGACCTTCGCGCGGAAGACGAGCTCGGCCATCGGCGAGCGGCAGATGTTGCCGGAACAGACGAAGACGATGTGCAGCACCCGATCAGTGTGAAGGCCGCCGGAGATCGACCGTTCACCGGCTCCGAACGGCTACCGGGCGCGCGAAGCTGGCAAGCCGGGACGAAGCGGGAGTAGACCTCCTGGAGAGAAACACGCAGGAAGGTCGCGTATGAGCGCACCAACACCCATCGT
Proteins encoded in this region:
- a CDS encoding low molecular weight protein-tyrosine-phosphatase, with translation MLHIVFVCSGNICRSPMAELVFRAKVEEAGLDHLVQVSSAGTGGWHVGEAADKRARAKLAEHGYPTGHVAAEVDRGHLAADLLLAADDSHLSFLRRKVSDPSKVRLLRAFDPSAPEGAEVPDPYYGEDDGFEDVLGMIERSVPGLLDWVRAHA